From a single Andrena cerasifolii isolate SP2316 chromosome 8, iyAndCera1_principal, whole genome shotgun sequence genomic region:
- the Tfam gene encoding mitochondrial transcription factor A isoform X1: MYTSTVLLYLIACKMAGYGRFIFSIDAGNFLYARNYLLSFTQSFSRSALKCTKEDIFAYKPKKPETAFLLYIKSVRPKFVGEEPDIKPSEIVKKASKEWAKLDPIRKEDFKKLYHQNYELYVQQLKEYENSLTEEQRQLLKERKKRHQEGSIDMDSRRKSETFGKPKKPPNGFLLYVSSKKKDKDPHIVPKDWIREVTTSWKKLPDTDKEEYKTRADEMMTQYKQTLEEWEKNMIGLGHPEIVRRKTLHQYNEKKHELQN, translated from the exons ATGTACACTAGTACAGTATTGTTGTATTTGATTGCATGTAAAATGGCGGGTTATGGgagatttatattttccattgaTGCCGGAAATTTTTTATACGCGAG GAATTACTTATTAAGCTTCACTCAGAGCTTCTCAAGAAGTGCATTAAAATGTACGAAAGAAGATATATTTGCGTACAAGCCGAAGAAACCAGAAACCGCTTTTCTTTTGTACATAAAAAGTGTGAGGCCGAAGTTCGTTGGGGAAGAACCTGATATAAAACCTTCTGAAATAGTGAAGAAAGCATCCAAGGAATGGGCAAAATTAGATCCTATCCGGAaggaagattttaaaaaattgtatcatcAAAATTATGAACTGTATGTTCAGCAGTTAAAGGAATACGAGAATTCCTTAACCGAGGAACAAAGGCAACtattgaaagaaagaaagaaaaggcaTCAAGAAGGTTCTATAGACATGGATTCTAGGCGG AAAAGTGAAACATTTGGAAAACCAAAAAAGCCACCGAACGGATTTCTATTGTAtgtatcttcaaaaaaaaaggataaagaCCCACATATAGTACCTAAG GATTGGATACGTGAAGTGACTACAAGTTGGAAGAAGTTGCCAGATACAGATAAAGAAGAATATAAGACTCGCGCAGACGAAATGATGACACAGTATAAACAAACCCTAGAAGAGTGGGAAAAAAATATGATAGGCTTGGGTCATCCAGAAATTGTAAGACGTAAGACTCTACATCAATATAATGAGAAGAAGCACGAGCTACAAAACTAA
- the Caf1-55 gene encoding chromatin assembly factor 1 p55 subunit isoform X2 has protein sequence MGDKDGETFDDAVEERVINEEYKIWKKNTPFLYDLVMTHALEWPSLTAQWLPDVTRPEGKDYSVHRLILGTHTSDEQNHLLIASVQLPNEDAQFDASHYDNEKGEFGGFGSVSGKIEIEIKINHEGEVNRARYMPQNPCVIATKTPSSDVLVFDYTKHPSKPDPNGECQPDLRLRGHQKEGYGLSWNPNLNGYLLSASDDHTICLWDINAPPKENRVIDAKTIFTGHTAVVEDVAWHLLHESLFGSVADDQKLMIWDTRCNNTSKPSHTVDAHTAEVNCLSFNPYSEFILATGSADKTVALWDLRNLKLKLHSFESHKDEIFQVQWSPHNETILASSGTDRRLHVWDLSKIGEEQSSEDAEDGPPELLFIHGGHTAKISDFSWNPNEPWVICSVSEDNIMQVWQMAENIYNDEEPDTPASELEAGAS, from the exons ATGGGTGATAAAGACGGCG AGACTTTTGACGATGCGGTCGAGGAAAGAGTTATTAACGAAGAgtataaaatatggaaaaaaaatacacCCTTTTTGTACGACCTCGTGATGACACACGCATTGGAATGGCCATCATTAACGGCTCAGTGGTTGCCCGATGTGACCAGGCCAGAGGGAAAGGATTATTCTGTACACCGTCTTATCCTCGGTACTCACACGTCGGACgaacaaaatcatttactcaTCGCTAGCGTTCAGTTGCCGAACGAAGATGCTCAGTTCGACGCGTCTCACTATGATAACGAGAAAGGTGAATTTGGAGGATTTGGTTCTGTTAGTGGGAAGATTGAGATCGAAATAAAGATAAATCACGAGGGGGAGGTAAACAGGGCACGATACATGCCACAGAATCCTTGCGTAATCGCGACTAAAACACCCTCTAGCGATGTTCTTGTATTCGACTATACGAAACATCCAAGTAAACCAGATCCGAACGGCGAATGTCAGCCCGATTTAAG ATTAAGAGGCCATCAGAAGGAAGGTTACGGACTCTCGTGGAATCCAAACCTGAACGGATACTTGCTGAGCGCATCGGATGACCATACGATCTGCTTGTGGGATATCAATGCACCACCCAAGGAAAATCGTGTTATAGATGCAAAAACGATCTTCACCGGGCACACGGCGGTCGTCGAAGATGTAGCTTGGCATCTGTTGCACGAATCTTTATTTGGTTCGGTTGCGGACGATCAGAAATTAATGATTTGGGACACGAG GTGTAATAACACTAGTAAGCCAAGTCACACAGTGGATGCTCATACCGCTGAAGTGAATTGTTTGAGTTTCAATCCATACTCGGAATTCATTCTTGCGACCGGCAGCGCGGATAAAACGGTAGCGCTCTGGGATTTGAGGAACCTCAAGCTAAAGTTACATTCTTTCGAATCTCATAAAGACGAGATCTTCCAAGTTCAGTGGTCACCGCATAACGAGACGATATTAGCTAGCAGCGGTACAGACAGACGTCTACACGTATGGGATCTTAGTAAAATTGGCGAGGAGCAATCTAGCGAGGACGCCGAAGATGGGCCACCTGAGTTATTG tTTATACACGGTGGTCACACTGCAAAGATCAGCGACTTTTCATGGAATCCAAATGAACCATGGGTTATCTGTTCAGTGTCGGAAGACAATATAATGCAGGTATGGCAAATGGCGGAAAATATTTACAACGATGAAGAACCGGATACGCCAGCGAGCGAACTAGAAGCTGGTGCTTCATAA
- the Tfam gene encoding mitochondrial transcription factor A isoform X2: MGDLYFPLMPEIFYTRGEGAFCYSAFLHFRETNYLLSFTQSFSRSALKCTKEDIFAYKPKKPETAFLLYIKSVRPKFVGEEPDIKPSEIVKKASKEWAKLDPIRKEDFKKLYHQNYELYVQQLKEYENSLTEEQRQLLKERKKRHQEGSIDMDSRRKSETFGKPKKPPNGFLLYVSSKKKDKDPHIVPKDWIREVTTSWKKLPDTDKEEYKTRADEMMTQYKQTLEEWEKNMIGLGHPEIVRRKTLHQYNEKKHELQN, translated from the exons ATGGgagatttatattttccattgaTGCCGGAAATTTTTTATACGCGAGGTGAAGGAGCTTTCTGTTACTCAGCGTTCTTACATTTTAGAGAGAC GAATTACTTATTAAGCTTCACTCAGAGCTTCTCAAGAAGTGCATTAAAATGTACGAAAGAAGATATATTTGCGTACAAGCCGAAGAAACCAGAAACCGCTTTTCTTTTGTACATAAAAAGTGTGAGGCCGAAGTTCGTTGGGGAAGAACCTGATATAAAACCTTCTGAAATAGTGAAGAAAGCATCCAAGGAATGGGCAAAATTAGATCCTATCCGGAaggaagattttaaaaaattgtatcatcAAAATTATGAACTGTATGTTCAGCAGTTAAAGGAATACGAGAATTCCTTAACCGAGGAACAAAGGCAACtattgaaagaaagaaagaaaaggcaTCAAGAAGGTTCTATAGACATGGATTCTAGGCGG AAAAGTGAAACATTTGGAAAACCAAAAAAGCCACCGAACGGATTTCTATTGTAtgtatcttcaaaaaaaaaggataaagaCCCACATATAGTACCTAAG GATTGGATACGTGAAGTGACTACAAGTTGGAAGAAGTTGCCAGATACAGATAAAGAAGAATATAAGACTCGCGCAGACGAAATGATGACACAGTATAAACAAACCCTAGAAGAGTGGGAAAAAAATATGATAGGCTTGGGTCATCCAGAAATTGTAAGACGTAAGACTCTACATCAATATAATGAGAAGAAGCACGAGCTACAAAACTAA
- the LOC143372570 gene encoding protein-associating with the carboxyl-terminal domain of ezrin isoform X1 encodes MVDICFVKLMGNEKSALNGLEIDEKSVEVTDFWVHYTARVNGYGAQRVSLFVSEPSLHYSANFGNPSPLEKAAKNLMLYRHPCILKYASSRSKGSKFFLTTEQVKPLIQSIETQSTLQICMGLYSILRALVFLHEKASASHNNICGSSIYVTSEGCWKLGGLECLCKSKELTSTYLKKIRSYRYERAISPDEDTALLSASFTAIDAYAFGILAEDILKLKNSEDVPSLLEFRQFCKENLQHSDPCHRSELSSLLRHPFFTHDFMRIHAFLEELPLKNNQEKEIFFGTLITQLRTFPENIVAEQLGRLLLSRMVLLDTNAQEKLLPFVLKPRDGEDNTDNNLFTLSTFKTYLVPKLLQMFCIRDVSIRLVLLSHFNSFVHTFQIDDLKSQVLPELLVGIKDTNDHLVSATLKALANVVPILGAATVIGGNRGKLFTDGRPNKVNENGQSNNITRAPPFTNIVEFTVPIDVSEATVDLPERPSPDGGEDKKEIVSSITEEEYTWSDWDTQETKETNGDIHGLVSRPSESICLSDRMSTANSTSTTEADSALTNCTDKAQMIQSNVLKKSIVLSDISQLDIKNSKFSDSTKEEYDFFTDMEPVIKKTQILHVQQLQTLQKSVFDVKVLNGPEGTEENDDGWDEDLSEWGTEDAQALKT; translated from the exons ATGgtcgatatat gttttgtaaaattaatggGGAATGAAAAAAGTGCCCTTAACGGGCTGGAAATCGACGAGAAATCTGTGGAAGTAACAGATTTTTGGGTACACTATACGGCTCGCGTGAATGGCTACGGTGCTCAAAGGGTGTCCCTATTTGTCAGTGAACCATCTTTGCATTATAGCGCGAATTTTGGAAATCCCTCTCCTTTAGAAAAAGCTGCAAAG AACTTAATGTTATATAGACATCCTTGCATATTGAAGTATGCTTCTTCACGATCTAAGGGCAGTAAATTTTTTCTTACCACCGAACAAGTTAAGCCTTTGATTCAATCTATCGAGACGCAAAGTACCCTGCAAATATGCATGGGCTTATATAGCATTTTACGCGCGTTGGTGTTCCTTCATGAAAAGGCATCTGCCTCCCACAACAATATATGCGGTAGTTCTATTTATGTTACATCAGAAGGATGTTGGAAACTCGGTGGGCTAGAATGTCTATGTAAATCTAAGGAATTAACTTCtacttatttaaagaaaataagaagCTATAGATATGAGAGAGCAATATCACCCGACGAAGATACCGCACTTTTGTCAGCAAGTTTCACAGCGATAGACGCATATGCATTTGGTATTCTAGCGGAAGATATACTCAAGTTGAAGAATTCAG AAGATGTCCCAAGTCTATTGGAGTTCAGGCAGTTTTGCAAAGAGAATCTGCAGCATTCGGATCCATGCCATAGAAGCGAGCTGTCGAGCCTCCTTCGACACCCATTTTTCACCCATGATTTCATGCGAATACACGCATTTCTGGAGGAGCTACCTTTAAAGAACAACcaggaaaaagaaatatttttcgg AACTTTAATAACGCAATTAAGAACGTTTCCGGAGAACATTGTCGCTGAACAGTTGGGCCGATTATTACTGTCAAGGATGGTCTTGTTGGATACAAACGCGCAAGAGAAACTTTTACCATTCGTCTTGAAACCAAGGG ATGGAGAAGACAACACAGACAATAATCTGTTTACGCTCTCAACGTTTAAGACCTACTTGGTACCCAAACTGTTGCAAATGTTTTGTATAAGAGATGTATCGATTCGCTTAGTTCTTTTGTCGCATTTTAATTCGTTTGTTCATACATTTCAAATAGATGATTTAAAGTCCCAAGTACTTCCCGAGCTACTCGTTGGTATTAAAGATACAAACGATCATCTGGTGTCCGCGACGTTAAAGGCACTGGCGAACGTAGTTCCGATTCTAGGTGCTGCCACTGTGATTGGTGGAAATAGAGGAAAATTATTTACCGATGGCCGTCCGAATAAAGTAAACGAGAACGGACAAAGTAATAACATCACTAGAGCCCCGCCTTTCACAAACATTGTTGAATTTACAGTCCCCATAGATGTGAGTGAAGCAACGGTCGATTTACCGGAAAGACCGTCTCCGGATGGAGGTGAGGATAAAAAGGAAATTGTCTCTTCCATCACCGAGGAAGAATATACGTGGTCCGATTGGGACACGCAAGAAACTAAAGAAACTAACGGTGATATCCATGGACTTGTGTCACGACCTTCTGAAAGCATTTGTCTTTCTGATCGAATGTCAACAGCAAATTCAACATCCACGACCGAGGCAGACTCGGCACTAACAAACTGTACTGACAAAGCTCAAATGATTCAATCGAATGTTCTTAAGAAGTCGATCGTCTTGTCCGATATTTCACAGCTGGATATTAAGAATTCGAAATTCAGCGATTCTACCAAGGAGGAGTACGATTTCTTTACAGACATGGAGCCTGTAATCAAGAAGACTCAAATTTTGCATGTGCAACAACTGCAGACACTACAAAAAAGCGTGTTCGATGTAAAAGTATTAAACGGACCAGAAGGGACCGAAGAGAATGATGATGGCTGGGACGAAGACTTAAGCGAATGGGGGACAGAAGATGCTCAAGCATTAAAAACTTAA
- the LOC143372570 gene encoding protein-associating with the carboxyl-terminal domain of ezrin isoform X2: MGNEKSALNGLEIDEKSVEVTDFWVHYTARVNGYGAQRVSLFVSEPSLHYSANFGNPSPLEKAAKNLMLYRHPCILKYASSRSKGSKFFLTTEQVKPLIQSIETQSTLQICMGLYSILRALVFLHEKASASHNNICGSSIYVTSEGCWKLGGLECLCKSKELTSTYLKKIRSYRYERAISPDEDTALLSASFTAIDAYAFGILAEDILKLKNSEDVPSLLEFRQFCKENLQHSDPCHRSELSSLLRHPFFTHDFMRIHAFLEELPLKNNQEKEIFFGTLITQLRTFPENIVAEQLGRLLLSRMVLLDTNAQEKLLPFVLKPRDGEDNTDNNLFTLSTFKTYLVPKLLQMFCIRDVSIRLVLLSHFNSFVHTFQIDDLKSQVLPELLVGIKDTNDHLVSATLKALANVVPILGAATVIGGNRGKLFTDGRPNKVNENGQSNNITRAPPFTNIVEFTVPIDVSEATVDLPERPSPDGGEDKKEIVSSITEEEYTWSDWDTQETKETNGDIHGLVSRPSESICLSDRMSTANSTSTTEADSALTNCTDKAQMIQSNVLKKSIVLSDISQLDIKNSKFSDSTKEEYDFFTDMEPVIKKTQILHVQQLQTLQKSVFDVKVLNGPEGTEENDDGWDEDLSEWGTEDAQALKT; the protein is encoded by the exons atggGGAATGAAAAAAGTGCCCTTAACGGGCTGGAAATCGACGAGAAATCTGTGGAAGTAACAGATTTTTGGGTACACTATACGGCTCGCGTGAATGGCTACGGTGCTCAAAGGGTGTCCCTATTTGTCAGTGAACCATCTTTGCATTATAGCGCGAATTTTGGAAATCCCTCTCCTTTAGAAAAAGCTGCAAAG AACTTAATGTTATATAGACATCCTTGCATATTGAAGTATGCTTCTTCACGATCTAAGGGCAGTAAATTTTTTCTTACCACCGAACAAGTTAAGCCTTTGATTCAATCTATCGAGACGCAAAGTACCCTGCAAATATGCATGGGCTTATATAGCATTTTACGCGCGTTGGTGTTCCTTCATGAAAAGGCATCTGCCTCCCACAACAATATATGCGGTAGTTCTATTTATGTTACATCAGAAGGATGTTGGAAACTCGGTGGGCTAGAATGTCTATGTAAATCTAAGGAATTAACTTCtacttatttaaagaaaataagaagCTATAGATATGAGAGAGCAATATCACCCGACGAAGATACCGCACTTTTGTCAGCAAGTTTCACAGCGATAGACGCATATGCATTTGGTATTCTAGCGGAAGATATACTCAAGTTGAAGAATTCAG AAGATGTCCCAAGTCTATTGGAGTTCAGGCAGTTTTGCAAAGAGAATCTGCAGCATTCGGATCCATGCCATAGAAGCGAGCTGTCGAGCCTCCTTCGACACCCATTTTTCACCCATGATTTCATGCGAATACACGCATTTCTGGAGGAGCTACCTTTAAAGAACAACcaggaaaaagaaatatttttcgg AACTTTAATAACGCAATTAAGAACGTTTCCGGAGAACATTGTCGCTGAACAGTTGGGCCGATTATTACTGTCAAGGATGGTCTTGTTGGATACAAACGCGCAAGAGAAACTTTTACCATTCGTCTTGAAACCAAGGG ATGGAGAAGACAACACAGACAATAATCTGTTTACGCTCTCAACGTTTAAGACCTACTTGGTACCCAAACTGTTGCAAATGTTTTGTATAAGAGATGTATCGATTCGCTTAGTTCTTTTGTCGCATTTTAATTCGTTTGTTCATACATTTCAAATAGATGATTTAAAGTCCCAAGTACTTCCCGAGCTACTCGTTGGTATTAAAGATACAAACGATCATCTGGTGTCCGCGACGTTAAAGGCACTGGCGAACGTAGTTCCGATTCTAGGTGCTGCCACTGTGATTGGTGGAAATAGAGGAAAATTATTTACCGATGGCCGTCCGAATAAAGTAAACGAGAACGGACAAAGTAATAACATCACTAGAGCCCCGCCTTTCACAAACATTGTTGAATTTACAGTCCCCATAGATGTGAGTGAAGCAACGGTCGATTTACCGGAAAGACCGTCTCCGGATGGAGGTGAGGATAAAAAGGAAATTGTCTCTTCCATCACCGAGGAAGAATATACGTGGTCCGATTGGGACACGCAAGAAACTAAAGAAACTAACGGTGATATCCATGGACTTGTGTCACGACCTTCTGAAAGCATTTGTCTTTCTGATCGAATGTCAACAGCAAATTCAACATCCACGACCGAGGCAGACTCGGCACTAACAAACTGTACTGACAAAGCTCAAATGATTCAATCGAATGTTCTTAAGAAGTCGATCGTCTTGTCCGATATTTCACAGCTGGATATTAAGAATTCGAAATTCAGCGATTCTACCAAGGAGGAGTACGATTTCTTTACAGACATGGAGCCTGTAATCAAGAAGACTCAAATTTTGCATGTGCAACAACTGCAGACACTACAAAAAAGCGTGTTCGATGTAAAAGTATTAAACGGACCAGAAGGGACCGAAGAGAATGATGATGGCTGGGACGAAGACTTAAGCGAATGGGGGACAGAAGATGCTCAAGCATTAAAAACTTAA
- the LOC143372577 gene encoding uncharacterized protein LOC143372577, giving the protein MEDINAKRDARRRRILENSEGRLLKITGRNSNTESEDISSLKPLLINKDVQKGTTQSNINGTTADRCSDRIRNASTGKSDNDWYDISTSSRCKYDGTRTEIKKVYGNPSQTRVLPLLLLTNRLNYIFLAVIVNILLALELDHLFGKTITVPCLVMMLGRLYSCQNTRETRDSSLLYTALMLCNIKPELTYQLKSFVTLFHMILGDLALYIFSFTLMHYVLSYCHLRDTDIVTTFNE; this is encoded by the exons ATGGAAGACATCAACGCAAAGAGAGACGCACGAAGGAGacgaattttggaaaattcagaAGGACGTCTATTGAAAATTACTGGTCGGAACAGTAATACCGAATCAGAAG ATATATCTAGTCTAAAGCCCTTGCTTATCAATAAAGATGTACAAAAAGGCACCACGCAATCAAACATAAATGGTACAACAGCAG ACAGATGTAGTGATAGAATTAGAAATGCTAGTACTGGCAAGTCGGACAATGATTGGTACGATATATCGACTAGTTCGAGATGTAAATATGATGGTACAAGAACTGAAATTAAAAAGGTTTATGGTAATCCCTCGCAAACAAGAGTGTTGCCACTGTTGTTGCTAACTAATCGTCTAAATTACATATTCTTAGCCGTCATTGTCAACATTCTTCTTGCATTAGAATTGGACCACTTATTTGGAAAG ACAATCACAGTACCATGCTTGGTGATGATGCTGGGTCGTTTATACAGCTGTCAAAATACAAGGGAAACCCGAGACAGTAGCCTACTGTACACTGCCTTGATGCTATGTAACATTAAGCCCGAGTTAACTTACCAGCTTAAAAGTTTTGTGACATTATTCCATATGATACTGGGTGATTTAGCTTTATACATTTTCAGCTTCACCCTGATGCACTATGTGCTATCTTACTGTCACTTGCGCGACACAGATATTGTCACTACTTTCAACGAGTGA
- the Caf1-55 gene encoding chromatin assembly factor 1 p55 subunit isoform X1 — MQHAFISGSRNVSETDLHSAIAETFDDAVEERVINEEYKIWKKNTPFLYDLVMTHALEWPSLTAQWLPDVTRPEGKDYSVHRLILGTHTSDEQNHLLIASVQLPNEDAQFDASHYDNEKGEFGGFGSVSGKIEIEIKINHEGEVNRARYMPQNPCVIATKTPSSDVLVFDYTKHPSKPDPNGECQPDLRLRGHQKEGYGLSWNPNLNGYLLSASDDHTICLWDINAPPKENRVIDAKTIFTGHTAVVEDVAWHLLHESLFGSVADDQKLMIWDTRCNNTSKPSHTVDAHTAEVNCLSFNPYSEFILATGSADKTVALWDLRNLKLKLHSFESHKDEIFQVQWSPHNETILASSGTDRRLHVWDLSKIGEEQSSEDAEDGPPELLFIHGGHTAKISDFSWNPNEPWVICSVSEDNIMQVWQMAENIYNDEEPDTPASELEAGAS, encoded by the exons ATGCAACATGCTTTTATATCAGGAAGCCGAAATGTTTCCGAGACAGATTTACATTCAGCGATCGCAG AGACTTTTGACGATGCGGTCGAGGAAAGAGTTATTAACGAAGAgtataaaatatggaaaaaaaatacacCCTTTTTGTACGACCTCGTGATGACACACGCATTGGAATGGCCATCATTAACGGCTCAGTGGTTGCCCGATGTGACCAGGCCAGAGGGAAAGGATTATTCTGTACACCGTCTTATCCTCGGTACTCACACGTCGGACgaacaaaatcatttactcaTCGCTAGCGTTCAGTTGCCGAACGAAGATGCTCAGTTCGACGCGTCTCACTATGATAACGAGAAAGGTGAATTTGGAGGATTTGGTTCTGTTAGTGGGAAGATTGAGATCGAAATAAAGATAAATCACGAGGGGGAGGTAAACAGGGCACGATACATGCCACAGAATCCTTGCGTAATCGCGACTAAAACACCCTCTAGCGATGTTCTTGTATTCGACTATACGAAACATCCAAGTAAACCAGATCCGAACGGCGAATGTCAGCCCGATTTAAG ATTAAGAGGCCATCAGAAGGAAGGTTACGGACTCTCGTGGAATCCAAACCTGAACGGATACTTGCTGAGCGCATCGGATGACCATACGATCTGCTTGTGGGATATCAATGCACCACCCAAGGAAAATCGTGTTATAGATGCAAAAACGATCTTCACCGGGCACACGGCGGTCGTCGAAGATGTAGCTTGGCATCTGTTGCACGAATCTTTATTTGGTTCGGTTGCGGACGATCAGAAATTAATGATTTGGGACACGAG GTGTAATAACACTAGTAAGCCAAGTCACACAGTGGATGCTCATACCGCTGAAGTGAATTGTTTGAGTTTCAATCCATACTCGGAATTCATTCTTGCGACCGGCAGCGCGGATAAAACGGTAGCGCTCTGGGATTTGAGGAACCTCAAGCTAAAGTTACATTCTTTCGAATCTCATAAAGACGAGATCTTCCAAGTTCAGTGGTCACCGCATAACGAGACGATATTAGCTAGCAGCGGTACAGACAGACGTCTACACGTATGGGATCTTAGTAAAATTGGCGAGGAGCAATCTAGCGAGGACGCCGAAGATGGGCCACCTGAGTTATTG tTTATACACGGTGGTCACACTGCAAAGATCAGCGACTTTTCATGGAATCCAAATGAACCATGGGTTATCTGTTCAGTGTCGGAAGACAATATAATGCAGGTATGGCAAATGGCGGAAAATATTTACAACGATGAAGAACCGGATACGCCAGCGAGCGAACTAGAAGCTGGTGCTTCATAA